The Tenebrio molitor chromosome 5, icTenMoli1.1, whole genome shotgun sequence genome has a segment encoding these proteins:
- the Oseg5 gene encoding intraflagellar transport protein 80 homolog, with the protein MKFKISLAKSPSHSAPVTCVGWSSTEEVYSAGDDNQILSWSVSNNQSRKITQLNKDLFPIDMQFLPRSSGTLGKHGDLILITSADGKFHIMNRSGRIERSVDAHKGAILVGQWGNDGAGLLTAGEDGCIKIWSRSGMLRSIVVSSDNSVYGACWSPDSQSIAYTQGKLIVIKQLAPNTKPLRWKAHEELVLCLTWSPASELIVSGGEDCRYRVWDSQGRQLFSSGLHDNHITSIAWAPNGDLFAVGSYNTLRLCDYSGWSRCLEKPNTGCIYKIAWSGDGTQLAGACANGHVFFAHIVERHVHYMNFTATVTERKTITVRNVTDDTFEHLELAERVIQLAMKYLHLVVTTPTQCYIYNTNNWNTPGIFDLKDGSVILLLLSEKHMLLVEKSTVGIYNYQGRLVASPRWPNMRLDSLRASQISLSPDTLIVRDSTDPKILHVIDLNNTRSTTESITTIQHSMPIIQIALDQWGPTRSRNLAMMDKARDLYIVSVRSNNKIFRKLGRKTESFQWNTESNIIATIQDTQLVVWYCPTAAFNTGLLKLCSMQYGSPELGRNPRISDFVGNSVSIRRADGSLINIPISPFPSILHKYIQDNKWTDALNLCRSTKEHTLWACLAVLTIQSSADVIDIAEEAFANINHYEKVFYIQYVKTLSSKPKQKAAIALLGGALQEAESILLHNGMVFQAIYNNIQMHNWSRALELATKHKTHVDTVLYMRQQYLDTLGKPENNSKFLIMKENMQLDEAKIQQKIEIEMQK; encoded by the exons atgaaatttaaaatatcgcTTGCTAAAAGTCCGTCACATAGTGCTCCAGTAACATGTGTTGGTTGGAGCAGCACCGAAGAAGTTTACTCTGCAGG TGATGATAACCAAATATTATCATGGTCTGTATCCAACAATCAGTCTAGAAAAATAACGCAGTTAAATAAAGACTTGTTCCCAATCGACATGCAATTTTTGCCCAGAAGCAGTGGCACGTTGGGAAAGCACGGcgatttaatattaataacgtCAGCTGATGGAAAATTTCATATAATGAATCGCTCGGGTAGAATAGAGAGAAGCGTCGACGCTCATAAAGGCGCTATTTTAGTGGGTCAATGGGGCAATGATGGTGCGGGCCTTTTAACGGCAGGAGAAGATGGTTGCATCAAGATCTGGTCTCGCAGTGGAATGTTGAGATCTATTGTAGTATCAAGTGATAATTCAGTTTACGGTGCCTGTTGGTCCCCCGACAGTCAAAGCATTGCTTATACACAAGGCAAACTCATTGTAATAAAACAACTAGCTCCTAATACCAAACCTTTAAGA TGGAAGGCTCACGAAGAGTTAGTTCTGTGCCTAACATGGAGCCCTGCCTCTGAATTGATAGTCTCCGGTGGTGAAGACTGTCGGTACAGAGTGTGGGATAGCCAAGGGCGGCAATTATTTTCAAGTGGCTTGCACGATAATCACATTACATCTATAGCATGGGCACCAAATGGAGATCTTTTCGCAGTAGGCTCTTACAACACACTACGACTTTGTGACTACTCTGGG TGGTCAAGATGTCTCGAAAAACCCAATACTGGTTGTATCTATAAAATAGCATGGTCAGGCGACGGTACACAACTAGCTGGAGCATGTGCAAATGGTCACGTCTTCTTCGCCCACATTGTAGAAAGACATGTTCACTACATGAATTTTACTGCTACAGTCACCGAACGAAAAACGATCACGGTCAGGAATGTCACTGATGACACATTTGAACATCTCGAATTGGCCGAGAGAGTAATACAATTAGCCATGAAATATTTACACTTAGTGGTAACAACTCCTACCCAGTGTTATATTTACAACACGAACAACTGGAATACGCCAGGAATTTTCGATTTAAAAGATGGTTCTGTAATCTTGCTGTTACTGTCGGAAAA ACACATGCTGTTAGTGGAGAAAAGTACCGTAGGAATTTATAATTATCAAGGCAGACTTGTAGCTTCTCCCAGATGGCCCAACATGAGACTGGATTCTCTAAGAGCGTCGCAGATTAGTCTCTCTCCTGACACTTTAATAGTTAGAGATTCAACGGATCctaaaa TTTTGCACGTTATCGATTTGAATAACACCAGGTCCACTACGGAATCCATAACCACTATTCAACACTCGATGCCGATCATTCAAATTGCTCTGGATCAGTGGGGGCCCACACGTTCAAGAAATTTGGCGATGATGGATAAAGCTAGAGACTTGTACATAGTTTCAGTGAGAAgtaataacaaaatatttcgTAAACTTG GTAGAAAAACTGAGTCGTTTCAATGGAATACGGAAAGTAATATTATCGCTACTATTCAAGATACTCAACTAGTAGTTTGGTATTGTCCTACTGCAGCTTTTAATACGGGCCTGCTTAAGCTGTGTTCGATGCAATATGGTTCTCCTGAACTCGGACGTAATCCAAGAattagtgattttgttggtaATTCTGTTTCAATTCGACGTGCGGATGGCTCTTTAATCAATATCCCAATATCTCCATTCCCTTCGATATTGCACAA ATACATTCAAGATAACAAATGGACAGACGCCTTAAATTTATGCAGGTCAACTAAAGAACACACTTTGTGGGCATGTCTGGCTGTATTAACAATTCAATCTAGTGCCGATGTTATTGACATAGCGGAAGAAGCTTTTGCCAATATTAACCACTACGAAAAAGTATTTTACATTCAATATGTAAAA ACGTTATCTTCTAAACCAAAACAAAAAGCTGCTATAGCACTCCTCGGAGGAGCATTGCAAGAAGCCGAATCAATTCTGCTACACAATGGAATGGTTTTTCAAGCAATTTATAACAATATACAAATGCACAATTGGTCTCG agcTTTAGAGTTGGCTACAAAACACAAGACACACGTCGATACAGTCTTGTACATGCGACAACAGTATTTGGACACCTTAGGCAAACCAGAAAACAACAGTAAATTCTTAATTATGAAAGAAAAT ATGCAGCTTGACGAAGccaaaatacaacaaaaaattgaaatagaaatgcaaaaataa
- the RabGGTa gene encoding geranylgeranyl transferase type-2 subunit alpha, translating to MHGRIKVRTSEEQKLQKHKEQQKKLAAYRMGMKQILSTRNKDTYDQSSLVLSAQLLVVNPDIYTLWNYRKEVTLMEIKESQNNEIDDEEKLINFCENELRLTEQCLLSNPKSYGSWHHRYWILNHHPKPNWQHEFDLCNKYLAVDDRNFHCWDFRRSLVNKIGISLANEIAFSTERININFSNYSSWHYRSTLQILTNQENVANELKLVQNAIFTDPIDTSAWFYLRWVLSNENVNKDQKQELLDALEQLEELEPDCKWLIMAKCWLTGSLTLSDQCSPDKYGQYYKQLIKLDPLRKGHYEDCLALLSCEKIELN from the exons atg CACGGTAGGATCAAAGTACGAACTAGTGAAGAGCAAAAGTTACAGAAACATAAAGAGcaacaaaaaaagttagcTGCTTATCGTATGGGAATGAAACAGATACTTTCAACTAGAAACAAAGACACGTATGACCAGTCCTCGTTAGTTTTAAGTGCTCAACTACTTGTAGTTAATCCTGATATATACACACTTTGGAACTACCGTAAAGAAGTTACATTGATGGAAATAAAAGAAAG ccaaaataatgaaattgatgatgaagaaaaactgataaatttttgcgaaaatgAGTTGAGATTGACAGAACAGTGCCTTCTTTCTAATCCAAAATCATATGGTTCTTGGCATCATCGCTATTGGATTTTAAACCATCACCCTAAACCTAACTGGCAGCATGAATTTGATctgtgtaataaatatttagctgtGGATGATAGAAACT TTCACTGTTGGGACTTTAGACGTTCTCTGGTCAATAAAATTGGTATAAGTTTGGCAAATGAAATAGCATTTTCAACAGAGCGCATTAAtatcaatttttcaaattattcttcttGGCATTATAGGAGtactttgcaaattttaacaaaccaAGAAAATGTGGCTAATGAATTGAAGTTGGTACAAAATGCCATATTTACAGATCCAATTGATACAAGTGCATGGTTTTATTTAAGATGGGTTTTGAGCAATGAAAATGTTAACAAAGACCAAAAACAAGAGTTATTGGATGCTTTGGAACAATTGGAAGAATTAGAACCTGACtgtaaat ggCTTATAATGGCCAAGTGTTGGCTGACAGGAAGTTTAACATTGAGTGATCAATGTTCCCCTGATAAATATGGGCAGTATTATAAGCAGTTAATTAAATTGGATCCATTAAGAAAAGGCCATTATGAGGATTGTTTAGCACTTCTGAGCTGTGAGAAgattgaattgaattga